The following coding sequences lie in one Eleginops maclovinus isolate JMC-PN-2008 ecotype Puerto Natales chromosome 21, JC_Emac_rtc_rv5, whole genome shotgun sequence genomic window:
- the plcxd2 gene encoding PI-PLC X domain-containing protein 2 has translation MKTRPAGIGNVNADWMGSLPPKLSAMPLKHIAVPGSHDSFTYWVDVHAPVGPDQKAFVKYLATMFSVLAKKVMVKWAMTQNLTFKEQLEAGIRYFDLRVSSKPRESGKEIYFIHGLFGHKVSEGLLEINSFLSKHRKEVVFLDFNHYYAMGTEHHVYLLTMLQEVFGSKLCSMCAVDSITLDYLWQKKYQVIVFYHHPSAQGIPVMWPGNKIPAPWANTTEPNKLTQFLETTLKDRSKHGSFHVSQAILTPRVNTVAKGLLWGLRNYLVERNLPTIISWVEAQRPGLDGVNIITSDFVELTDFANIVIKLNNLLLSEQEQKHR, from the exons ATGAAGACCCGACCTGCAGGGATTGGCAATGTCAATGCCGACTGGATGGGTTCTTTGCCCCCCAAGCTCAGTGCCATGCCCCTCAAACACATTGCTGTGCCAG GGTCTCATGATTCCTTTACCTACTGGGTGGATGTGCATGCTCCTGTGGGCCCGGACCAGAAGGCCTTTGTCAAGTACCTGGCCACCATGTTCAGCGTATTAGCCAAGAAAGTCATGGTGAAGTGGGCCATGACCCAG AATCTCACATTTAAAGAGCAGCTGGAAGCAGGAATCCGATACTTTGATCTACGAGTCTCCTCCAAGCCAAGGGAGTCTGGAAAGGAGATCTACTTCATCCATGGTCTGTTTGGCCACAAG GTGAGCGAAGGCTTGTTGGAAATCAACTCCTTCTTAAGCAAACACAGGAAAGAG GTAGTGTTTCTAGACTTCAACCACTACTATGCGATGGGCACAGAGCATCATGTGTACCTCCTCACCATGCTGCAGGAAGTGTTTGGCAGCAAGCTTTGTAGCATGTGTGCAGTGGACAGCATCACTCTGGACTACCTGTGGCAGAAAAAGTACCAG GTGATTGTGTTCTACCATCATCCATCAGCTCAGGGCATCCCAGTCATGTGGCCTGGTAACAAGATCCCCGCTCCCTGGGCCAACACCACCGAACCCAACAAGCTCACACAG TTCCTGGAAACTACACTGAAGGACAGATCAAAACATGGCTCCTTCCACGTGTCTCAGGCCATCCTCACACCCAGGGTCAACACTGTGGCCAAGGGGCTGCTTTGGGGACTCCGCAACTACCTGGTGGAGAG GAACCTTCCCACCATCATATCCTGGGTGGAGGCTCAGAGGCCGGGGCTGGACGGGGTCAACATCATCACCTCGGACTTTGTGGAGCTCACAGACTTCGCAAACATTGTCATCAAACTCAACAACCTTCTGCTGTCTGAACAGGAGCAAAAACACAGATGA